One Anabas testudineus chromosome 15, fAnaTes1.2, whole genome shotgun sequence genomic window carries:
- the csgalnact2 gene encoding chondroitin sulfate N-acetylgalactosaminyltransferase 2, protein MPRRGLPFQGRVRWLFLGLFLLLVLLLFAYLLECTPPADVSLVLPGLTGETYGKEYYQALLQEQEERHLNRAASLKRQIAQLKQELQEMNEKLKLLQDKKEPPGVKGPDETKDQEPGDLLEYLHSQIDKAEVNTGARLPSEYALVPFESFTSSKVYQLEMGLTRHPEEKPVRKDRRDELVEVIEAALDIINNPDEEDGVEDDMPMQRQTYTEGHFTEGLYRTERDKGTLYELFFAKEDSSSFRHVTLFRPFGPLMKVRSTSVETSGMIINIIVPLAGRVETFSQFLHNFRVVCIQQDRRVHLTVVYFGQEGLQEVKTSLEKMSREESFSNYTLIPVNEEFSRGRGLDIGAHDWKKGDVLMFFCDVDIHFTLEFLNTCRLHSAPNKKVFYPVVFSLYNPAIVYGNLELAPPIELQLIHKKDAGFWRDFGFGMTCQYRSDFLNIGGFDLEVKGWGVEDVHLYRKYLRSDLIVIRTPVSGLFHMWHEKQCADELTPEQYRMCIQSKAMNEASHPHLGMLVFREEIEAHLRKQAFKTQSKTED, encoded by the exons ATGCCCAGGCGGGGATTGCCATTCCAGGGCCGGGTCCGCTGGCTATTCCTGGGCCTTTTCCTGCTGTTGGTGCTACTGCTGTTTGCATATCTGCTGGAGTGCACCCCTCCAGCAGATGTCAGTCTGGTACTGCCTGGTCTAACAGGAGAGACTTATGGGAAGGAGTACTACCAGGCCCTGCTGCAGGAACAGGAGGAGCGCCACCTAAACCGTGCTGCCAGCCTGAAGCGCCAAATTGCCCAGCTcaagcaggagctgcaggaaatGAATGAGAAGCTGAAGCTCCTGCAGGATAAGAAGGAGCCCCCCGGGGTGAAGGGCCCAGATGAAACTAAAGACCAAGAGCCAGGAGATCTGCTGGAGTACCTGCACTCTCAGATTGACAAGGCCGAAGTCAACACAGGGGCACGTCTGCCCAGCGAGTATGCCCTGGTGCCCTTTGAAAGTTTTACCTCGTCCAAGGTGTATCAGCTGGAAATGGGGCTGACGCGGCACCCAGAGGAGAAACCTGTCCGCAAAGACCGCAGGGACGAGCTTGTGGAGGTCATTGAGGCTGCATTGGACATCATCAACAACCCAGATGAGGAGGATGGTGTGGAGGACGACATGCCAATGCAGAGACAAACTTACACTGAGGGTCACTTTACAGAAG GACTGTACAGGACAGAGAGGGACAAAGGGACACTTTACGAGCTCTTCTTTGCCAAGGAGGATTCCAGCAGTTTCCGTCATGTCACGCTCTTCAGGCCCTTTGGTCCCTTAATGAAAGTCAGAAGTACATCTGTAGAAACATCAGGGATGATTATTAACATCATTGTGCCGCTGGCAGGCAGAGTAGAAACTTTCTCACAGTTTTTACACAACTTCAG gGTGGTATGCATACAGCAGGACAGAAGAGTACATCTCACGGTGGTTTACTTTGGGCAGGAGGGTCTACAAGAGGTGAAGACGTCATTGGAAAAAATGTCAAG aGAAGAGAGCTTCTCCAATTACACCCTGATTCCAGTGAATGAGGAGTTTTCTCGTGGTCGAGGTCTTGATATTGGAGCTCATGACTGGAAGAAAGGGGACGTCTTAATGTTCTTTTGTGATGTTGACATCCATTTCACACTGGAGTTCCTTAACACCTGTCGTCTCCACAGTGCTCCAA ACAAGAAAGTCTTTTATCCAGTGGTGTTCAGCCTGTACAATCCTGCCATTGTCTACGGAAATTTGGAGCTGGCTCCACCCATTGAACTTCAACTT ATTCACAAAAAAGATGCTGGATTCTGGAGAGATTTTGGCTTTGGAATGACGTGTCAGTATCGCTCGGATTTCCTGAATATTG GAGGGTTTGATCTAGAAGTCAAAGGCTGGGGTGTGGAAGACGTCCACTTGTACAGGAAATATCTACGAAGTGACCTGATAGTGATCCGAACACCAGTGTCGGGTCTCTTCCACATGTGGCATGAGAAGCAGTGTGCCGATGAGCTGACGCCGGAGCAGTACCGCATGTGCATCCAGTCCAAAGCCATGAACGAGGCCTCCCACCCTCACCTGGGCATGCTGGTATTCCGTGAGGAGATTGAGGCTCACCTACGGAAGCAGGCCTTCAAGACTCAGAGcaaaacagaggactga
- the sec23ip gene encoding LOW QUALITY PROTEIN: SEC23-interacting protein (The sequence of the model RefSeq protein was modified relative to this genomic sequence to represent the inferred CDS: deleted 1 base in 1 codon), with amino-acid sequence MADRKHNNVSNTGANLLFSTAPEFNFNLPFIPVSQATGPAVLSGDDSTDVGEEDSFLGQTSGNAPPPSTFNYFSNPVTSSDPFASIGQLPCPPPALSAAQTTTGPVSVPSSVGIASPPPPPPHTGSQMNPPLPAFGSTVYQSPMGRHTPPPTTMTPPPPQMQPQTHNPYRHTPTSSRASPYIPAPEMLPPTHTPQQTPYSLTSPPQAFPMSGPTFTKPPPTQIQAPPPPATTAGAIVPAGPMMPYNYNVYEAVQPHWFYCKQVESKSVWLPFSIIDSIQLEETYNSVQPDPENVIIRTDGGRYDVQLYDRMRTAVYWEEEPTEVQRCTWFYKGDTDSRFTPYSEEFSDKLEAEYKKAVSTNQWHRRLEFPSGETIVMHNPKVIVQFQPSSMPDEWGTTQDGQTRPRVVKRGIDDDHDVVPDGEHSKVDHLVFMVHGIGPVCDLRFRSMVECVDDFRNVSLKLLQSHFKKSLDEQAISRVEFLPVQWHTALHGDATGVDRKIKKITLPSIGRLRHFTNETLLDVLFYNSPTYCQTIMDTVALEINRLYALFMKRNPDYRGGISVAGHSLGSLILFDLLSNQKNALAVPIMPTANGETKQVAAPVSQANAAVTHPSVEVEPKEDGEEFEDISTVLEHLGLSEYKSTFDDEKIDIESFFMCTIEDLKEMGIPLGPRKKIAKFVKERVNKQATQEQKAEVKDVIQVAAPPPAPEGLPELSMKKLPAGNSISSIHVDYNCFEVGTGQVSVVYHTLDFEPVNFFALGSPIGMFLTVRGLEKIEETYQLPTCKRFYNIYHPLDPVAYRIEPMIMPDLELKPVLIPHHKGRKRLHLELKESLSRMGSDLKQGFISSLKSAWQTLNEFARAHTSSAQLQAQLAIVANQIEEQEKQEEEEHKIVECAEPQKEEEPQVKIGMLNGGNRIDYVLQEKPIESFNEYLFALQSHLCYWESEDTALLLLKEIYKTMEIHPESIAH; translated from the exons ATGGCAGATAGAAAACATAATAATGTTTCAAACACCGGTGCTAATTTGTTGTTTAGCACCGCTCCGGAGTTTAACTTCAACTTGCCTTTTATACCAGTGAGCCAGGCCACTGGTCCTGCGGTGTTGTCAGGAG ATGATTCTACTGATGTTGGTGAAGAAGACAGCTTTCTTGGTCAGACCTCTGGGAATGCACCACCCCCCTCTACATTTAACTACTTCTCCAACCCTGTAACCAGCAGTGATCCTTTTGCATCCATCGGCCAGTTGCCGTGCCCACCACCTGCCCTGTCAGCGGCGCAGACAACAACAGGCCCAGTTTCTGTTCCCAGCAGTGTTGGCATAGCTTcaccgccaccaccaccaccacataCAGGCTCTCAAATGAACCCTCCTCTTCCAGCGTTTGGCAGCACAGTTTACCAGAGCCCTATGGGACGTCACACTCCTCCCCCGACCACAATGACCCCACCACCTCCTCAGATGCAGCCACAGACTCATAACCCATACCGACACACCCCCACCAGCAGCAGAGCCAGTCCTTATATTCCAGCTCCGGAGATGCTGCCACCAACGCACACACCTCAACAGACTCCCTACTCTCTCACCTCTCCACCACAGGCGTTCCCAATGTCCGGACCTACT TTCACTAAG cCTCCTCCTACACAGATTCaagcacctcctcctccagccaCCACTGCTGGAGCAATAGTCCCTGCAGGTCCCATGATGCCATATAACTACAATGTCTATGAAGCTGTTCAGCCTCACTGGTTCTACTGTAAGCAAGTGGAGTCAAAAAGTGTATGGCTTCCTTTCAGTATTATTGACTCCATTCAGCTAGAAGAGACATACAACTCAG TTCAACCAGACCCAGAAAATGTGATCATACGTACAGATGGAGGACGTTATGATGTGCAACTCTATGACCGCATGCGGACTGCGGTGTACTGGGAGGAGGAGCCTACAGAGGTTCAGCGCTGCACCTGGTTCTACAAAGGGGATACAGATAGCCGCTTTACACCTTACTCTGAGGAGTTTAGTGACAAGTTGGAG GCAGAATATAAGAAAGCTGTATCTACCAACCAGTGGCACCGTAGACTGGAGTTCCCATCAGGAGAAACCATTGTCATGCACAATCCAAAG GTGATTGTTCAGTTTCAGCCCTCCTCCATGCCAGATGAGTGGGGCACAACTCAGGATGGCCAGACCAGGCCCAGAGTGGTGAAAAGGGGGATTGATGATGACCATGATGTAGTGCCAGATG GTGAGCACTCCAAGGTGGATCATCTTGTGTTCATGGTTCATGGAATCGGTCCAGTGTGTGACCTGAGGTTTAGGAGCATGGTCGAATGTG TTGACGATTTCCGCAATGTCTCGCTGAAGCTGCTGCAAAGTCACTTTAAGAAATCGCTGGATGAGCAAGCCATTAGCAGGGTGGAGTTCCTGCCTGTTCAGTGGCATACGGCTCTACACGGAGATGCCACAGGGGTGGACAG GAAGATAAAGAAGATCACCTTGCCCAGCATTGGACGTTTACGTCACTTCACAAACGAGACACTGTTAGATGTGCTTTTCTACAACAGTCCCACTTACTGCCAGACCATCATGGACACAGTTGCTCTGGAGATTAATAGACTTTATGCCCTGTTCATGAAGAGGAACCCAGACTACAGAGGAGGAATATCAGTGGCTGGACACAGTTTAG GTTCATTGATTCTATTTGACCTGCTGTCAAATCAAAAGAATGCACTGGCTGTGCCAATCATGCCCACAGCTAatggagaaaccaaacag GTGGCAGCCCCTGTTTCACAGGCAAATGCTGCTGTCACACATCCATCTGTTGAAGTAGAGCCCAAAGAAGACGGGGAGGAGTTTGAGGATATTTCTACTGTGCTGGAACATCTGGGCCTGTCCGAGTACAAGAGTACTTTTGATGACGAGAAGATTGACATTGAATCTTTT TTTATGTGCACAATCGAAGACCTGAAAGAGATGGGAATTCCTCTGGGTCCCAGGAAAAAGATTGCCAAGTTTGTCAAAGAAAGAGTGAATAAGCAG GCAACACAAGAGCAGAAAGCAGAAGTAAAAGATGTCATTCAGGTTGCGGCACCACCACCAGCTCCAGAAGGTCTACCTGAGCTCTCTATGAAGAAACTTCCTGCAGGCAACAGCATTTCCTCCATCCATGTGGACTACAATTGCTTTGAAGTTGGTACTGGACAG GTGTCAGTGGTCTACCACACTCTGGACTTTGAGCCAGTGAATTTCTTTGCCTTGGGTTCTCCGATTGGCATGTTCCTGACAGTCCGAGGGCTGGAAAAGATTGAAGAGACGTACCAGCTGCCAACCTGCAAGAGATTCTACAACATCTACCATCCG TTGGACCCAGTGGCATACAGGATCGAGCCCATGATAATGCCAGACTTGGAGCTGAAGCCTGTTTTGATCCCTCATCACAAGGGGAGGAAGAGGCTTCACCTTG AACTGAAGGAGAGTCTCTCTAGGATGGGCTCTGACCTGAAGCAGGGTTTCATCAGCTCCTTGAAGAGCGCCTGGCAGACACTCAATGAGTTTGCCCGTGCACACACCTCATCTGCTCAACTTCAGGCTCAGCTCGCCATCGTGGCCAATCAGATCgaagagcaagaaaaacaagaggaagaag AGCACAAGATTGTCGAGTGCGCTGAGCCACAAAAAGAAGAGGAGCCTCAAGTGAAGATAGGGATGTTAAATGGAGGAAATCGCATTGATTACGTCCTGCAGGAGAAGCCCATCGAGAGTTTCAATGAGTACCTGTTTGCCCTCCAAAGTCATCTCTGCTACTG ggaatCTGAAGACACAGCTCTGCTCCTTCTCAAAGAGATCTACAAGACCATGGAGATCCATCCAGAAAGCATAGCCCATTAA
- the mcmbp gene encoding mini-chromosome maintenance complex-binding protein: MMPSTQDWINNPLGVVEGMFAASQNNPNSAWEAKAVEFFKDKLKEKDAHTWVPSLNDVPLHYLKPNSLVKFRCLIQDMFDPEFYMGVYETVDPSTKAKVLRCGKYKDVTECGVDFNSRNTVTAERQTFYCVPIPGESPWVKEIYASSSQARVVPSTSYVPSRHKRSYEEDDDVDDMDTQPQKQREPHSGPHSPTEQHSNGDCKRQETEAPSSQATSASHLDLNFPLPGEKGPSCLVKVYDDWDSFKLNDTLEVFGILSVSPALSALADEKDVSSSLLDPAECMETAEEQRVHSPPASLVPRLHMIHAKSLPHNNPLLPSATLEDNSAFLSSTLSEMVSVREELLAYFTHVLLGDALAAEYLVLHLISSVYARRDVLPLGKFTLNLSGCPTVASYTERLYQIIQHLVPSSYYLGMSLQNMNQMRLVPKKDYVANRLVSGALQLARNTSLFLDETQLEQGQLDTTGVRNVTALGNLISWQKVDYDFNYHQMEFPCNINVLIASEGRSLLPSDCQIHLQSQVAPDHMDEYLSSIHVHQQTSSQLNKFRMYMSVARLLDYSISDEMTKSVEDDFVDMRKDDPQSISAEDLHRMLIVARLLSLSLGQTSLSRDSWLRAKHIEMLRRSRMEQHKCVNGNEP, translated from the exons ATGATGCCTTCGACACAGGACTGGATTAACAACCCTCTGGGTGTTGTTGAAGGGATGTTTG CTGCTTCCCAGAACAATCCAAACTCTGCATGGGAGGCTAAAGCGGTTGAATTCTTCAAGGATAAGCTAAAAGAGAAGGACGCTCATACCTGG GTCCCATCTTTGAACGATGTCCCTCTTCACTACCTGAAGCCAAACAGCCTGGTGAAGTTTCGCTGTTTAATCCAAGACATGTTTGATCCAGAATTTTACATGGGAGTCTATGAGACTGTCGATCCCTCTACAAAGGCTAAA GTGCTGCGATGTGGGAAGTATAAGGATGTAACAGAATGTGGG GTGGATTTTAACTCCCGAAACACTGtgactgcagagagacagacttTCTACTGTGTGCCAATCCCTGGAGAGAGTCCCTGGGTGAAAGAG ATTTATGCCAGCTCCAGCCAAGCCAGGGTGGTTCCTTCCACTTCTTATGTGCCGAGTAGGCACAAACGAAGCTATGAGGAAGATGATGACGTGGATGACATGgacacacagccacagaaacaGAGGGAGCCACATAGTG gtcCTCATAGTCCCACAGAACAGCACAGCAATGGTGACTGTAAACGGCAGGAGACTGAAGCTCCCTCTAGCCAGGCTACATCTGCCTCCCATCTCGACCTCAACTTCCCCCTGCCAGGAGAGAAGGGCCCCTCCTGTCTAGTCAAG GTGTACGATGACTGGGACAGCTTTAAACTGAACGACACACTAGAGGTCTTTGGGATCCTCTCTGTCAGTCCTGCTCTCAGTGCGCTGGCTGATGAAAA AGATGTCTCCTCATCTCTCCTGGACCCTGCAGAGTGCATGGAGactgcagaggagcagagagtgCACAGCCCACCGGCTTCACTCGTCCCTCGCCTCCATATGATCCACGCTAAGTCGCTGCCACACAACAACCCCTTACTGCCCTCTGCCACTTTAGAGGACAACAGTGCCT TTTTATCTTCCACCTTGAGCGAGATGGTGTCTGTCAGGGAAGAGCTGCTCGCATACTTCACTCACGTCCTTCTGGGAGACGCCTTGGCTGCTGAGTACCTCGTTCTGCATCTCATCTCTAGCGT GTACGCTAGACGAGATGTTCTCCCACTGGGCAAATTCACCTTGAACCTGAGCGGTTGTCCTACAGTCGCTTCGTACACTGAACGCCTCTACCAGATCATCCAGCACCTCGTTCCTTCT TCGTACTATCTGGGCATGAGCCTCCAGAACATGAACCAGATGCGGTTGGTGCCAAAGAAGGACTATGTGGCCAACAGGCTAGTGAGCGGAGCCCTGCAGCTGGCCAGAAACACTTCCCTCTTTCTAGATGAAACGCAACTGGAGCAGGGACAGCTGGACACAACAG GCGTGCGCAACGTCACAGCCCTGGGCAACTTGATCTCGTGGCAGAAGGTTGATTATGACTTTAACTACCACCAGATGGAATTCCCCTGCAATATTAACGTGCTCATCGCGTCTGAGGGCCGCTCTCTGCTGCCG TCAGACTGTCAGATACACCTACAGTCTCAGGTTGCCCCGGACCATATGGACGAGTATCTCAGCAGCATCCACGTGCATCAGCAGACCTCGTCACAGCTGAACAAGTTCAGAATGTACATGAGCGTGGCCCGGCTGCTGGACTACAGTATCTCAGATGAAATGACAAAG TCAGTTGAGGATGACTTTGTAGATATGAGGAAAGACGACCCCCAGAGCATATCTGCTGAGGACCTCCACAGGATGCTCATCGTGGCGAG GTTGCTGTCTCTGAGCCTGGGACAGACCTCTCTGTCCAGAGACAGCTGGCTGAGAGCCAAACACATTGAGATGCTGCGGAGGAGCCGCATGGAGCAGCACAAGTGTGTCAACGGCAACGAGccatga